AAAAACCGCGTTTCGGTATTCTACGGCTTAATGGCATTTGACCACCTTCAAAATATGACCTTGTTTTCGAACCAGATCTGCTTTTTTGTCCATTCATTCCTCTACCGGCAGTTGTACCATTTCCGGAAGCATTGCCTCTGCCTACACGTTTTTTGGCATGGACTGACCCGGGACTTTTTTCTAAGTTATTTAACTTCATTATTATATTCCCCCTCAGTTACGATTAACTATATATTTTCTCTACAGGAATTCCTCTTAGTTTAGCAACTTCTCTGGCATTTTTTAGGCTTAGCAAGGCTTTCATTGTAGCTCTTACAATGTTTAAGTTATTATCACTGCCTAATGATTTTGTAAGAATATCTTGTATTCCTGCTGCTTCAATAATTGCCCTAACAGCACCACCAGCGATAACTCCTGTTCCTGGAGAAGCAGGCCGCAAAAATACTTTAGCACCACTATGTACACCTGTAACAGTATGAGGTATTGTATTTTTCCTTGTCTTGATTTTATACATTTCCTTCTTTGCTTTTGTAACACCTTTTTTAATTGCATCTGATACATCTTTTGCCTTACCATATCCAATCCCTACAGAACCATTACCGTTCCCCACTACGACCATGGCACTAAAGCCAAATCTTCTTCCACCTTTAACGACTTTGCTTACTCTATTTACAAAAACCACGCTTTCTTTAAATTCCTGTTCTTCATTTGTAACCCTCTGCATGTATTCATCTCCTCTCCCTATCGATTATTAAATCTTTTTAATTATATAAATTATATTTGAAATACAGATTTATTTCTTTTCCTTTAATTTTATCTGATCTGCTAAGGACTTGATTCTACCGTGAAACAAATATCCATTTCTATCGAACACAACTTGATTAATTCCCTTATCTATTAATTTTTTATTTAATATTTTCCCGGCTACTTCAGCAGCTTTTGCATTTCCTCCATATGATATTTCTTTCTTTACTTCAGGAGATAATGTAGATAAGGATAATAGTGTCTTTCCTTCATCATCATCAATAGCTTGTACATAAATATTCTTTGAACTACGAAAAACAGTTACTCTAGGTTTTTCGCTGGTACCATATATTTTTTTTCTGATACCTTTTTTTCTTCTAATCCACGCCATTGTCTTTTTATCTTTCATAAAACTATGTACACCTCTTTCTGGTATTACTAATAACTAAATATTATTAATTAACTGCCGGCTGTTGCTCCAGCCTTACCGACTTTCCTTCTTACATGTTCATCTATGTACTTAATTCCTTTTCCTTTGTACGGCTCTGGCTTACGATAATTTCTTATCTCAGATGCAATTTTTCCAACTAATTGCTTATCGGCACCTTTTACTTTAATTATTTTTTGTTTATCAACAATAAATTCAATTCCTTCAGGTGCCTGAACTTTAATTGGGTGAGAATAACCCAGACTTAGTTCAAGGTCTTTACCTTTTACATCAGCCCGATATCCTACCCCTACTATTTCTAATGTCTTTTCAAAACCTTCATTAAGTCCCTTAATCATATTAAAGATCAAATTTCTTGTTAGGCCATGCAAAGAACGATGTAATGTAAGATCACTTGGTCTTTCAACAAATATTTGATTATCTTTAATTTTTACTTCTATATCAGGGTTTATTTTATAGTTTAATTCCTGATTATTTTTCTTTGCAGTTATTGTTTTATTTTTTATATCAACAGAAATCCCATCTGGAATATCAATGGGTAATTTTCCTATTCTGGACATATTTTCCTCCTTGCATGAAATCATCAGATTTAACTTTTATTCAGTATTAAGTATATGTCTTTATAAAAGAATGCTTTTCGAAATATCTGGATTTTATACTACCAGATATAGCACAATACTTCTCCTCCATAATGCTTTTTCTTGGCTTCTTTTCCGGACATTATTCCCTTAGATGTGGATAGAATACTGATACCTAATCCACCCAGTACTTCAGGTATATCGTCTTTCTTTACATAAACTCTTAACCCGGGTTTACTAATCCTTTTTAAATTCGTAATAATTCTCTGTCTTTCATAATATTTTAACAAAATTGTAATTGTTCCCTGCTTGGTATCTTCTTTATATTTATAATCGCTAATAAAACCTTCCTCTTTTAATATCCTGGCAATTTCCAGTTTTATTTTAGAAGAAGGTATTTCTACACTTCCGCCTCTAGCTCGATTTGCATTTCTAATTCTGGTAATCATGTCGGCAATTGGATCCGAAACAACACCCATATATATC
The window above is part of the Atribacterota bacterium genome. Proteins encoded here:
- the rpsE gene encoding 30S ribosomal protein S5 translates to MQRVTNEEQEFKESVVFVNRVSKVVKGGRRFGFSAMVVVGNGNGSVGIGYGKAKDVSDAIKKGVTKAKKEMYKIKTRKNTIPHTVTGVHSGAKVFLRPASPGTGVIAGGAVRAIIEAAGIQDILTKSLGSDNNLNIVRATMKALLSLKNAREVAKLRGIPVEKIYS
- the rplR gene encoding 50S ribosomal protein L18 — its product is MKDKKTMAWIRRKKGIRKKIYGTSEKPRVTVFRSSKNIYVQAIDDDEGKTLLSLSTLSPEVKKEISYGGNAKAAEVAGKILNKKLIDKGINQVVFDRNGYLFHGRIKSLADQIKLKEKK
- the rplF gene encoding 50S ribosomal protein L6, which encodes MSRIGKLPIDIPDGISVDIKNKTITAKKNNQELNYKINPDIEVKIKDNQIFVERPSDLTLHRSLHGLTRNLIFNMIKGLNEGFEKTLEIVGVGYRADVKGKDLELSLGYSHPIKVQAPEGIEFIVDKQKIIKVKGADKQLVGKIASEIRNYRKPEPYKGKGIKYIDEHVRRKVGKAGATAGS
- the rpsH gene encoding 30S ribosomal protein S8; this translates as MGVVSDPIADMITRIRNANRARGGSVEIPSSKIKLEIARILKEEGFISDYKYKEDTKQGTITILLKYYERQRIITNLKRISKPGLRVYVKKDDIPEVLGGLGISILSTSKGIMSGKEAKKKHYGGEVLCYIW